A single region of the Gossypium arboreum isolate Shixiya-1 chromosome 12, ASM2569848v2, whole genome shotgun sequence genome encodes:
- the LOC108478284 gene encoding NEP1-interacting protein 1-like, whose product MDFYEYPSRFSLPSLSLFGDFFEKVKYFCNFAVSAIIGNIFSAILTFFFALVGTLLGAMTGALIGQETESGFVRGAAVGAISGAVFSIEVFESSLVLWQSDESRIGCLLYLIDVIASLLSGRLVRERIGPAMLSAVQSQMGAAETTFEDVQNIFDIGGSKGLAGDLVEKIPKIIITNNNNADASGEKVSCSVCLQDFQLGETVRSLPQCHHMFHLPCIDKWLVSHGSCPLCRRDL is encoded by the exons ATGGATTTTTACGAATACCCATCCCGTTTTTCCCTCCCTTCACTTTCTTTGTTTGGTGATTTCTTCGAAAAGGttaaatatttttgcaatttcgcTGTTTCTGCCATCATTGGGAACATTTTCTCTGCGATCTTAACCTTCTTCTTTGCATTAG TGGGCACCTTGTTAGGGGCCATGACGGGGGCTTTGATAGGACAAGAAACGGAGAGTGGGTTCGTTCGAGGGGCTGCAGTTGGGGCCATCTCTGGTGCAGTTTTCTCAATCGAAGTCTTTGAGTCATCTCTAGTTCTTTGGCAATCCGACGAATCCAGGATCGGATGCTTACTTTACTTG ATTGATGTCATTGCAAGCCTTCTAAGTGGGAGGCTTGTTCGTGAGAGAATCGGTCCAGCGATGTTGAGTGCAGTCCAAAGTCAG ATGGGAGCTGCTGAAACAACTTTTGAGGATGTCCAGAACATATTTGACATTGGTGGTTCAAAAGGATTGGCTGgtgatttggttgagaaaatcCCAAAGATCATAATCACAAACAATAACAATGCGGATGCTTCCGGGGAGAAAGTTTCCTGCTCAGTTTGTCTTCAG GACTTTCAGCTGGGAGAAACAGTTAGGAGCTTGCCGCAGTGCCACCACATGTTCCACCTACCTTGCATAGATAAGTGGCTTGTTAGTCATGGTTCTTGTCCATTGTGCAGAAGGGATCTGTAA